The sequence below is a genomic window from Thioclava nitratireducens.
TTCCTGCACGATCCGGCCCAAGGTGCGCCGCGTCGTCTCGGACAGTTCCGGAGCGTCAGGTGCGAGCGAAAGCGTGACCTCCAAACCGGTGCGTCGGCGGTGATCGGTGGCGAGCGTTTCGACCAGCGCGGCCAGCGTCGGCGCAGCGTCGAATTGCGGCGCGACCAATCCGCCCGAGATGGCACGGATTTCCTCCATCGTCTTGCGCGCAACTTTTTTGATTTCCGAGACAATCCCGGCCGCTTTCGCTTCATCGGTCGCCCCGGGCGAACGAATCAGATGCTCCAGCCGGTCGATCTCCAGCACCAGGTAGGAGAGAAGCTGGCAGGCGCCGTCATGCAGGTCCGCGCCGATCCGACGTTTCGCGCGCTCGTCGATATCGGCGGCATTCCGCGCGGCTTCGGCGATCGAGCGGTGCAGTTGCGAATTGCCGAGCAGCAGCCGCTCGCGCTCGGCGAACTGGCGGCGGAGCTCGACGGTCTGGCGCTCGATCGTCAGGCTGCCGCGCTGCACGATCAGGAACAGCATGGTGAAGACGATGATCGCGACTGGCCCGACAAAGAGCCATGTCGTCTTGGCGGAGGTCAGCAGCGCGCCCCGGACCACATCGGCGTTCTGATAAAATTCTCCGACGGCAAGAATGGTGCCGGTCTCCAGGTCGCGCAGCGGCGCATAGATTTCATAGAGATGCACGCCCAGCGCGCGCTCGGCATCATGGGCCGCGTCCTCGAGATCGGGAAACCTTCCGAAGACATTCCCCTTGAGAGCCTCGAAGATCTCGTCGTCGGGCAGCACATGGCCAAGCCCTGCATCGGGCGCGAAGATCAGCTTGCCCTCGCGGCTCCAGATCTTGATGGCGAGGAAGTTGCCCTGTTTGCGAAACCCCTCCGCGAGCGCGTGCAGCGCGGCGAGATCTTCGGCGCGCAACGCGTCCGATCGGCCCAGCGCCTGAACATGCGGCTGCAGAAGGTTCTGCATGTAGAAGGCGGCAGTGTCGGCAGAGGCGTCGAGAAGCCGGGTCGTCGCGCGGTTGTTGATCCAATAGGCGAGCGAGGCCAGCAAGAGGCTCAGCACCAGGCCCAGACCCACCAGAAACTGAAGGGATAACGAAAATCCCAGAAACCAGCGCAGCGGGTTGCGCACCGGCTGCACCCGGTCCGGGGCCCCCACATCCCCGACCTTGGTCGCATCGCTCTTAGACCTTCGTCCCATGTTCCCTTGCGTCCTTTGGCGAGGAGCGTTCCCGACCATAGGGGAAAATCGCGTTGGACCTAAGACAATTTTCGTCGTCCCGATTCGATGGCCTCATGGAAACAGGAAAAGCGCCGAGCTTGTGGGGGTGTCGGCGAGAGATGCGGCGCAGGGGTGTTTGCCGTCTCGCACAGCCTCCTATGAACCGAGCTTCGGCAATGGGTGTGACACGGACCGCGATGCGCGGACCGAATTGGTCTTAGGGGGCTACCATGACGATCAAACTGGCCGGAGCCGATCTCGATTATCTGCTGCAACAGGCAAATATCCTGAACGATTATTCGCGACTGACGAGCGCGCTCGACCCGAACGGGGTGCGCGAAGTGTCGGGCCACAACAACAACCTCGCGGGCGGCTATACCGTCGATGAGAACGGCA
It includes:
- a CDS encoding sensor histidine kinase; this encodes MGRRSKSDATKVGDVGAPDRVQPVRNPLRWFLGFSLSLQFLVGLGLVLSLLLASLAYWINNRATTRLLDASADTAAFYMQNLLQPHVQALGRSDALRAEDLAALHALAEGFRKQGNFLAIKIWSREGKLIFAPDAGLGHVLPDDEIFEALKGNVFGRFPDLEDAAHDAERALGVHLYEIYAPLRDLETGTILAVGEFYQNADVVRGALLTSAKTTWLFVGPVAIIVFTMLFLIVQRGSLTIERQTVELRRQFAERERLLLGNSQLHRSIAEAARNAADIDERAKRRIGADLHDGACQLLSYLVLEIDRLEHLIRSPGATDEAKAAGIVSEIKKVARKTMEEIRAISGGLVAPQFDAAPTLAALVETLATDHRRRTGLEVTLSLAPDAPELSETTRRTLGRIVQEALANAARHAPGSTQKIKTYQEDGDFVLRISDSGAAPGHTPPQEREYREGGLGLPGMQFRAQSLGGTLEFRLLEPQGSEVICRIPLEPERR